The Palaemon carinicauda isolate YSFRI2023 chromosome 43, ASM3689809v2, whole genome shotgun sequence genomic sequence tatatatatatatatatatatatatatatatatatatatatatatatatatatatatatatatatatatatatatctatatatctatctatctatatatatatatatatatatatatatatatatatatatatatatatatatatatatatattatatatatatatatatatatatatatattttaaggacagtgagacgagctatcaccaacaactgatggtttattcaaacaggtgtgAGAATATGATACAAGGTGCGAACGGAAATGTAGCATGCGTGCTgccgccaatctggcttgaaccaaccgccacaaaatgtttgtttcttcacacgtacaaatattcaaaatacaagtcaataaaataatgtaactaaatgagaaatacatgaaattgtagctctgagggagcaaaacaaatatataaaattagccacagtgtggcgaaaggagaatttaaatgaaagggAGAATTCTATGAGAATGCTGAAcaacggagggagcgatgtccttacaagtactcccccctcaagacatcaggcggcgtagaaggctgatgaggctagtcatcatatcgtttcgggcgtcggagggttccttttGTTTTTGAACGAAGGGCCGCTTTGGCGttcggcgtatggatcgctacctctcgtcatcatttgttgctcttcttctcaatgggcgccttgttttgaggtggcactctggctctgccaggtcccgcggaggcagtgccGCTTCCTTTGAGAAACGCCGGTTTCATgcagtctattgagacccagttttcttggccaagcacgtcgagaaggaaggctttcgtcgttttactGATGACTCTGTAGGGGCCACGATTGGTTCTGGTCAGCTTGTattgcttagttctgtcctggtaagttttaagacatggctgaacttcctggcgatgtccctaagatgatcgagctgcgtgtcgtcggttgatgtgggaaagaattggccgggaactgcgagcgcctctccgtaaaccttttcagcgggcgattGCTCGCCATCTGCgagaggggcggtgcgaaggccgagaagtacccaaggaagtcgtgatttctagtccgcgtcggtgcagctcgccatcagggacgccttgagggcgcgatgagttcgttcgaccatgccattAGGTTGTActccgtggtgctgtggagtgtcgttcacATCAGGTTgaccagagcgagccatatctctgacaggaaagcaggGCTTCTGTCCATCGTGATGCCGTCATGAACGCcgaatctgctcacccagctcgacaaaagggcttcggcccATAcctgggtcgtagcttcggtcatcagtGATGCTTCCAACCCACTCGTGGAgcaatcgatgattgtcagcaggtagcgagtaGATCCCGAAGGCAGCAAAGGTCCCAAGACGTCGATGTGGATATGACCGAAACGCCTTTTCTGTTGGGGAAattcacctatccccgattcggtgtgatgcTTGATCTTGCTTGtgtggcaattgatgcatgtcttcgcccattcccggatgaacttttcagacaggaaacgagcagtggtgcgtcctgaggggtgtggaACTCCATTGATGATGTCGAATATCTTCCTTCTGCAGGAAGCGGGAatccagggacgagggcggccggtgctggtgtcgcagaggatggttacTCCTGCCGGCCCGAGGGGCATTGCAGTTATCGTGACTGAAACGCCTTTTCTGTTGGGGAAattcacctatccccgattcggtgtgacacCTGATCTTGCTTGtgtggcaattgatgcatgtcttcgcccattcccggatgaacttttcagacaggaagcgagcagtggtgcgtcctgaggggtgtgaaagtccatggatgatgttgaATATCTTCCTTCTGCAGGAAGCAGGAATCCAGGAACGTGtgcggccggtgctggtgttgcagaggatggttactcctgccggcccgagggggattgcagttatcttgagcgcatatggccccgtcaggtgatcctgtgcctcttggtcgttgcgctgctcggatgcgaggtcgGCGTGGTCAATTCCTCGGTGGactgcgtcgatttcaatccttgaaagggcgtctgcgactgggtttttctttccaggaacgtagcttatggtgcacccgaattcggcaatTGCTGCGAGATGGCGTTGTTGTTGAGAGGAACATGCGTCCgttgattttgtgaaggcgtgtacgaggggttgatggtctgtTGCGATGGTGAAgtgtgtgccctccaggatgtgcctgaactGGCGGACAGCGAGGTAGATgtcgaggagctccctgtcgaaggtgctgcaTCTTTTTTCGAAAGGTTTaagctttctgctgaagaatgccaaagGTCGTGGAGAActatcgacgagctgttccagcacagctccacaggcgacgttgctggcgtcggtcgtcagtcacAGAGGGGCGTTGTCTTCGAAGTAAGCATTTGTGAGGgggtcctttgtccgggtgaatgcgtgctgttgtggggaaccccacctAAGTCTCTTCgtctttcccttcaggacgtcgtcgagggggtCAGGGTCTGTGCAATGTTGttgatgaagcgcctgtagtaaatGACCATCcacaggaactcctgaagttggcgggtggttgtAGGTGTCGAGAACTTCCTGATGgcatccaccttggttgtcatgggttttaccctaCTTGAGAACACGCAAAAACCGAGAAAGTCGACTCCTTCGGTGCCGAACGTGCATTTATCAAAACATACAACCAGGCCATTCGTCTGCAGGTGTTTGAGAATGGcacggacgtgcctccggtgtccCTCCATGGTCCTTGAGAATATTAGGATGTTGTCGACGTAgaagacgcagaatggtaggttgcccaggatgctatccattaggagTTGGAAGGTTGCCCCCACATTGTGTAGGACGAAGGTTGaatatgcgaaggtgtaggatccgaacggtgtcacattggcagtcttgggaatgtcctccggaaatacggggacctggaagtaggacttgagaaggtccatcttggtgaagtgtttcgcgccatgcaacgcattcatcaggtcctgcatgttgggcagaggatAGTGGTTGGgtattgtgatgaggttgaggtgcctgtagtcgccgcaaggtctccaggtcccgtcggGCCTCTTTACCATGtggaggggagatgcccagggggtCGATGCCTTCTTACAGacacccatgcgttccatgtcctcaaaggcacgTTTGGCATCCCTCAGCTTCTTGGgcaggaggcggcggaatttggcgtgtgtaggaggttccatcgtcgtgatgtggtggtagatcccgtgcttggaggtgGATCCCGGCGATtcgcggagctcgggcttgaaaacgtcaagaAATTTCTGCAGAAGGTCGGTGTAGGGCTGTGTCATTACAGcaggatacggacattgtggcagggctgGCTCTTAGGGCTCGGGACCGGCAGGTTcaggtgtcgatgaggcgtttcccagcaacaTCGACGAGTAGTCCATGGGGAGCAAGGGAATATGCACCATGGAGGGGGTGAATAACATCAGCGATGGCGAAGGCCCAGGAATACGCACGGCCCATGATACATATCCTgaggaccctagtcccataacaccgtatgggagacccgttggcggtGACGAGCGAAGGGGCGTCTTGCTGGGACCGCGGTCTAGGTCAGCTTGGgtcggcgggaacgttgactgcatagcgccggtgccCACCATAAGTCTACGGTATGAGACAGTGTCGAGGATATAAAAACCATTCTTGCTTGGGTTTCTTTCAGCTGaaatggtggtaggtggtttcttctggcaTCATCTTCTAGGTAAATTGCATGGTACCCTACATTTCTCGGCATCACTGCCaaactgctgatggtagaaacaccatgc encodes the following:
- the LOC137633812 gene encoding uncharacterized protein; translation: MPLGPAGVTILCDTSTGRPRPWIPASCRRKIFDIINGVPHPSGRTTARFLSEKFIREWAKTCINCHTSKIKHHTESGIGEFPQQKRRFGHIHIDVLGPLLPSGSTRYLLTIIDCSTSGLEASLMTEATTQVWAEALLSSWVSRFGVHDGITMDRSPAFLSEIWLALVNLM